A genomic segment from Gossypium hirsutum isolate 1008001.06 chromosome D04, Gossypium_hirsutum_v2.1, whole genome shotgun sequence encodes:
- the LOC107898696 gene encoding cx9C motif-containing protein 4 — protein MAQPSKEPCKKEACDIQTCLSKNNFLPKRCQKVIELLQSCCEKCNYESTHCASVSALLKQIAK, from the exons ATGGCACAGCCAAGCAAAGAGCCTTGCAAGAAAGAAGCTTGCGATATTCAAACTTGTCTTTCGAAGAACAACTTCCTCCCTAAAAG GTGCCAAAAAGTAATTGAGCTGCTCCAATCTTGCTGTGAGAAATGCAACTATGAATCCACTCATTGTGCTTCAGTGTCTGCTCTCCTAAAGCAAATAGCCAAATGA
- the LOC107898694 gene encoding probable magnesium transporter NIPA3 yields MAAVRRWSEGMASDNVKGLVLALSSSLFIGASFIVKKKGLKKAGASGIRAGSGGYSYLLEPLWWVGMITMVVGEIANFAAYAFAPAILVTPLGALSIIISAALAHIILREKLHTFGILGCVLCVVGSTAIVLHAPPERQIESVTEVWDLATEPGFLFYALLVLTAVFILIFHFVPQYGQSHIMVYIGVCSLVGSISVMSVKAVGIALKLTFSGMNQLVYPQTWAFTLVVVTCVVTQMNYLNKALDTFNTAVVSPIYYVMFTTLTILASVIMFKDWDRQNPTQIITEMCAFVTILSGTFLLHKTKDMADGTSLTSMSMRQLKHEEEDGFDESIPLKRQDSLRIP; encoded by the exons ATGGCAGCTGTGCGAAGATGGAGTGAGGGCATGGCCTCAGATAATGTTAAGGGTTTGGTTTTAGCACTTTCTTCCAGTTTATTTATTGGAGCAAGTTTCATTGTTAAGAAAAAAGGCTTGAAGAAAGCTGGTGCTTCTGGTATCAGGGCAG GCAGTGGAGGTTATTCTTACTTGTTGGAGCCACTTTGGTGGGTAGGCATGATAACAA TGGTTGTTGGGGAAATTGCTAATTTTGCAGCTTATGCATTTGCACCTGCTATACTGGTTACTCCTCTTGGCGCCCTCAGTATAATTATCAG TGCGGCCCTAGCACATATAATTTTACGGGAAAAATTACATACTTTTGGGATTCTTGGTTGTGTTTTATGTGTCGTGGGATCTACAGCAATCGTTTTGCATGCTCCCCCAGAACGTCAGATTGAATCTGTAACAGAAGTTTGGGATCTTGCTACAGAGCCAG GGTTCCTATTTTACGCATTATTGGTCTTAACAGCTGTCTTTATACTTATATTCCACTTTGTTCCACAATATGGACAGTCACACATTATGGTTTACATTGGAGTTTGCTCTCTTGTGGGTTCCATTTCG GTCATGAGTGTTAAAGCAGTTGGTATAGCCTTGAAGTTAACTTTTTCAGGAATGAATCAGCTTGTATATCCACAAACATGGGCCTTTACTTTAGTTGTGGTTACTTGTGTGGTTACTCAAATGAATTATTTAAACAAG GCACTTGATACTTTCAACACAGCTGTTGTTTCTCCCATATACTATGTTATGTTCACGACACTGACCATTTTGGCGAGTGTAATCATGTTTAAG GATTGGGACAGGCAAAACCCTACGCAGATTATAACAGAGATGTGTGCATTTGTGACTATCCTTTCAGGAACTTTTCTTCTTCACAAAACCAAGGATATGGCTGATG GTACAAGTTTGACATCTATGTCAATGCGACAATTAAAGCACGAAGAAGAGGATGGCTTTGACGAAAGCATCCCTCTTAAGCGGCAGGATTCTTTGAGAATACCTTGA